The genomic stretch GACGTGCGGCTTTCGCGGCTGGAGCTGCTGGGCCAGGCGGAGCGGGCCCTGGTGCTGGATGAGTGGAATCGCACCGAGGCCGAGTACCCGGCGGACCGCTGCATCCACGAGCTGTTCCAGGCGCAGGCGGAGCGGACGCCCGATGCGGTCGCCGTCGTCCACGAGGCGGATGCGCTCACCTACCGGGCGCTGAACGAGCGGGCGAACCGGCTGGCGCACCATCTCGCCCGTTTGGGCGTGGGGCCCGAGGTGCGGGTCGGGATCTGCCTGGAGCGCGGCGTGGAGATGGTCGTATCCCTCCTGGCCGTGCTCAAGGCCGGGGGCGCCTACGTGCCGCTGGACCCCGCGTACTCGGCCGAGCGGCTGGCGTTCCTGTCGGCCGACTCCGCCGCCTCGGTGCTGCTCACGCAGGAAAAGCTGCGCGGCCTGTTCGCCGTCGGGCCCGGCGTCCACGTCGTGGTCCAGGAAGAGGCGCGGGCGGAGGTCGCGGCCGGGAGCGCGGAGAACCTGGCGAGCCGCGTTTCGCCCCGGAACCTGGCGTACCTGATCTACACCTCCGGATCCACCGGCATTCCCAAGAGCGTCGCCATCGAGCACGAGAGCGCCGTGGCCATGCTGGCGTGGGCGTGGAGCGTCTACTCCGCCGAGGAGCTCGGGGGGATGCTGGCGTCGACGTCCATCACCTTCGACATGTCGGTTTTCGAGCTCTTCGCGCCGCTCACCCGGGGCGGTCGCGTGATCGTGGTGGAGAACGCGCTCGCCCTGCCGCACTCGGCGCTGGCGGACCAGGTGCGGCTCCTGGACACGGTGCCCTCCGCCGCCGCGGCGCTGCTGAAGAGCGGGGGGATCCCGCCCGGGGTGAAAACGGTGAACCTGGGGGGCGAGCCGCTGCGGGCGGAGCTGGTGGATGCGCTGTACGCGCAGGGGGTGGAACGGGTCTACGACCTGTACGGCCCCTCCGAAGACACCACGTTCAGCACGTACGCGCTCCGCCGGCCGGCAGGCCCGGTGACCATCGGACGCGTGCTCTCCAACTCGCGGGCGTACGTGGCCGATGCCGCGCTGAAGCCGATGCCGGTGGGGGTGACGGGCGAGCTGTACCTGGGGGGCAGGGGGGTGACGCGCGGCTACCTGGGGCGGCCGGGGCTCACGGCCGAGCGCTACCTTCCCGACCCGTTCTCGGTCGAGGCCGGCGGGCGGATGTACCGCACGGGCGACCGCGTCCGGCGCAAGGCGGACGGAACGCTGGAGTACCTGGGGAGGCTGGACCACCAGGTGAAGGTGCGCGGCTTCCGCGTGGAGCCGGGCGAGATCGAGGCGGTGCTGCGCGGGCACGAAGGCGTTTCCGACTGCGTGGTGGTGGCACGCGCCGAGGCGGGCGAGCAGCGGCTGGTCGCGTACCTGGTGGGCGAAGCGCGGGCCGAGGTGCTGCGCGGGCACCTGCGGCGCAGCCTGCCGGAGTACATGGTGCCGGCGGCGTTCGTGGCGCTGGAGCAGCTGCCGCGCACGCCGAACGGCAAGCTGAACCGCGGGGCGCTGCCGGCGCCGGAGCCGGTGTCCGCCGAAGCGGGCTACGCGCGGCCGCGCCGGCCCCTGGAGGCGGCGCTGGCGGAAATTTGGGCCGAGGTGCTGGGGTGCGCCCGGGTGGGGGTGAAGGAGAATTTCTTCGACCTGGGCGGGCACTCCCTGCAGCTCGTGAAGGTGCAGGCGCGCCTCCGCGAAACGCTGGACCGGACAGTTCCCATCGCCGACCTCTTCCGCTTTTCCACGGTGTCGGCGCTGGCCGAGCACCTGGAGGGCGGGGAAGAGGGCGCCGGGCGGGGGCAGGCGGGCGCGGAGGGCCGCAGGCGGCGGGGGCGCGACCGCGCCGCCATCCGCCGGGCGCGGGCGGGACAGGGGGCAGGTGCGAGCGTGGGAGCGACACTCAAGGGAGACGATTCATGAGCGATCCAATCGGGGCCGTGGCGGTGATCGGGATGGCGGGGCGCTTCCCGGGCGCGGCCGACGTGGAGCGGTTCTGGGAAAACCTGCGCGACGGCGTGCACTCCATCACCTTCTTCGACGCGGAAGAGGGCGACACCGATCCCGCGCTCGTGCGCGCCGTGGGGGTGCTGGAAGGGATCGACCGCTTCGACGCCGCCTTCTTCGGCTTCAGCCCGCGCGACGCGGAGCTGCTGGACCCGCAGCAGCGCCTGTTCCTGGAGGCCGCCTGGGAGGCGCTGGAGAACGCCGGCCACGTTCCGGGGAGCGAGCGGGAAGCCGTGGCGGTCTACGCAGGGGCGTCGGGGAGCCGGTACCTGGCCCTGCACCTCCTCAGCCGCCCCGACGTGGTGGAGTCCGCCGGCCACTTCGCGCTGGAGCTCCTGAACGAACGCACCTTCCTGGCCTCGCGCGCCGCCTACAAGCTGGACCTGCGCGGGGCCGCGGTGAACGTGCAGACGGCGTGCTCCACGGGGCTGGCCGCCATCCACCTGGCCTGCCAGGCGCTCGCGTCCGGCGAGTGCGACCTGGCCGTGGCGGGGGGCGTGGGGCTCGGCTTCCAGCGGGGACACCGGTACAGCCCGGGGGGGATCATGTCGCCCGACGGGTACTGCCGCGCCTTCGACACCCGCGCGGCCGGCACCGTCGGCGGAAGCGGGCTCGGGGTGGTGGTCCTGCGCCGGCTGGAAGACGCCCTGGCCGACGGCGACCCGGTGCGCGCGGTGATCCTGGGCTCCGCCATGAACAACGACGGCGCGCAGAAGGTGGGCTTCACCGCCCCCAGCGTCGAGGGGCAGGCCGAGGTCGTGGAAGAGGCGCTGGCGCTGGCCGGGGTGGACCCGGAAACCATGGGGTACGTGGAGGCGCACGGGAGCGGCACCGAGCTGGGCGACCCCGTGGAGGTGGCCGCCCTCACCCGGGCGTTCGGAGACGTGGGGCGCACGGAGTACTGCGCCCTGGGGTCGGTCAAGACCAACGTCGGCCACCTGGACGCCGCGGCGGGGGTGGCGGGGTTCGTCAAGGCGGTGCTCGCCCTGGAGCACGGCGAGATCCCGCCCACCCTGCACTTCACCGAGGCCAACCCGCAGATCGACTTCGCCGGCTCGCCCTTCTTCGTCAACACCGGCCTCGTCCCCTTCCCGGGCGGCGGCGGCCAGCCCCGGCGCGCCGGGGTCACGTCGCTGGGGATCGGGGGGACCAACGTGCACGTGGTG from Longimicrobium sp. encodes the following:
- a CDS encoding amino acid adenylation domain-containing protein; this encodes DVRLSRLELLGQAERALVLDEWNRTEAEYPADRCIHELFQAQAERTPDAVAVVHEADALTYRALNERANRLAHHLARLGVGPEVRVGICLERGVEMVVSLLAVLKAGGAYVPLDPAYSAERLAFLSADSAASVLLTQEKLRGLFAVGPGVHVVVQEEARAEVAAGSAENLASRVSPRNLAYLIYTSGSTGIPKSVAIEHESAVAMLAWAWSVYSAEELGGMLASTSITFDMSVFELFAPLTRGGRVIVVENALALPHSALADQVRLLDTVPSAAAALLKSGGIPPGVKTVNLGGEPLRAELVDALYAQGVERVYDLYGPSEDTTFSTYALRRPAGPVTIGRVLSNSRAYVADAALKPMPVGVTGELYLGGRGVTRGYLGRPGLTAERYLPDPFSVEAGGRMYRTGDRVRRKADGTLEYLGRLDHQVKVRGFRVEPGEIEAVLRGHEGVSDCVVVARAEAGEQRLVAYLVGEARAEVLRGHLRRSLPEYMVPAAFVALEQLPRTPNGKLNRGALPAPEPVSAEAGYARPRRPLEAALAEIWAEVLGCARVGVKENFFDLGGHSLQLVKVQARLRETLDRTVPIADLFRFSTVSALAEHLEGGEEGAGRGQAGAEGRRRRGRDRAAIRRARAGQGAGASVGATLKGDDS